A window of Cryptomeria japonica chromosome 3, Sugi_1.0, whole genome shotgun sequence contains these coding sequences:
- the LOC131054773 gene encoding WUSCHEL-related homeobox 7-like, translating into MDRGSAADSRLIRSGSAVESASVRSSCSRWKPTDNQMRILESLFANGTRKPCLEEIERITADLQGHGPHVQGKNVFYWFQNATAREKRMKESSSRLPSVFKARNWTSLFRSKKRSSEKSYVEEEGDRRYSSVDPSDVRTLELFPLHPGL; encoded by the exons ATGGATCGCGGATCTGCTGCAG ATTCCAGGCTTATAAGATCTGGAAGTGCTGTTGAGAGTGCAAGCGTGAGGAGTAGTTGTAGTAGATGGAAGCCAACCGACAATCAGATGAGAATATTGGAGTCTCTTTTCGCGAATGGAACGAGAAAGCCATGTTTGGAGGAAATAGAGCGCATTACTGCAGATCTGCAGGGGCATGGTCCTCATGTGCAAGGCAAGAACGTTTTCTACTGGTTTCAGAATGCCACTGCCAGAGAGAAACGGATGAAAGAATCAT cCTCAAGATTGCCCTCAGTATTCAAGGCGAGAAATTGGACTTCGCTTTTCCGTTCGAAGAAGAGGTCATCTGAGAAAAGCTATGTAGAG GAAGAAGGAGATCGCCGGTATTCATCGGTAGATCCGTCTGACGTGAGAACTTTGGAATTATTTCCTCTGCATCCCGGTCTGTGA